One genomic segment of Thermovibrio guaymasensis includes these proteins:
- a CDS encoding DUF7132 family protein — MRVKESRELRLQKVVTKTGVELWRIVVAPNHFFLEQNPTKPSKYGTAYREIKKIYPDFYMFWEIKNDEYTGRLLTGTFLEKEDIDKFIDSILKEEDYKKYEDIKDEIIK, encoded by the coding sequence ATGAGAGTGAAGGAGAGCCGTGAACTGAGACTTCAGAAAGTAGTAACAAAGACTGGAGTGGAGCTCTGGAGAATTGTAGTAGCTCCGAACCACTTTTTCCTTGAGCAGAATCCTACAAAGCCCAGTAAGTATGGGACTGCTTATAGAGAAATAAAGAAAATTTACCCTGATTTTTATATGTTCTGGGAGATAAAGAACGACGAGTATACAGGGAGACTCCTAACTGGAACATTCCTTGAAAAAGAGGACATAGATAAGTTCATTGACTCTATCTTGAAAGAAGAAGATTATAAGAAATACGAAGACATAAAGGATGAAATAATTAAATGA
- a CDS encoding LysM peptidoglycan-binding domain-containing protein has translation MRKLIAAFSIALLSGIGVAQAGCPSPTDKFVLYPPDFAFYPESLIKAYKEALKENEELKLKLQKCQEELVLLRAKEKELRQRYGDLSSEVQKLRQQIAEIEALQQRLAELQREAQSKLSSCEEMLRRWQSLPKTYKVKKGDTLWGIASKDYIYGDPWQWPLIYKANRDKIRNPHLIFPKQKLKIPRDITCKDIIEARREALRTPPPPRVKPKKVGPVKAEEVPQSATDYFLCKGCKK, from the coding sequence ATGAGGAAACTAATAGCTGCTTTTTCAATAGCCCTCCTTTCTGGAATAGGAGTAGCACAGGCTGGATGTCCCAGCCCAACGGATAAGTTCGTTCTCTACCCACCAGATTTTGCTTTCTACCCGGAGAGTTTAATTAAGGCTTACAAGGAAGCCTTAAAGGAGAATGAGGAGCTCAAGTTAAAACTCCAGAAGTGTCAAGAGGAACTTGTACTCCTAAGGGCTAAGGAGAAGGAACTAAGACAGAGGTACGGAGATCTATCCTCTGAGGTTCAAAAGTTAAGACAGCAGATCGCTGAGATAGAGGCTCTCCAGCAGAGATTAGCAGAGCTGCAGAGAGAAGCTCAAAGTAAGCTCTCAAGTTGTGAGGAGATGCTCAGAAGGTGGCAGAGCCTTCCAAAGACTTACAAAGTTAAGAAAGGAGATACCCTATGGGGTATTGCTTCTAAGGACTACATCTACGGAGACCCTTGGCAGTGGCCCCTTATCTATAAGGCAAACAGGGATAAGATTAGGAACCCTCACCTTATCTTCCCCAAACAGAAACTTAAGATACCGAGGGATATTACCTGCAAGGATATAATTGAGGCAAGGAGAGAGGCCCTCAGGACTCCACCACCTCCAAGAGTTAAACCAAAGAAAGTTGGCCCTGTTAAGGCTGAAGAAGTTCCCCAAAGTGCAACCGACTACTTCCTGTGTAAGGGGTGTAAGAAATGA
- a CDS encoding coiled-coil domain-containing protein: protein MKRKLITTILLGVFALPIGSFAGDICSVKPEAESKKMTLPVKYKKLKEENRELQEKLQNCKSEKEEVKAEIENLKSQISFLEEEKMKLQAKLASLPSKEELESQIEELESRLGR from the coding sequence ATGAAAAGAAAACTGATTACAACAATTCTCCTAGGGGTATTTGCCCTTCCTATAGGATCTTTCGCGGGGGATATCTGCAGCGTAAAGCCTGAAGCCGAAAGTAAAAAGATGACCCTTCCTGTAAAGTACAAGAAGCTTAAAGAAGAAAATAGAGAACTTCAGGAAAAGCTTCAAAATTGTAAAAGTGAGAAAGAAGAAGTAAAGGCAGAAATTGAAAACTTAAAGAGCCAAATTAGCTTCTTAGAAGAAGAGAAGATGAAACTCCAGGCAAAACTGGCTTCTCTACCTTCAAAAGAAGAGCTTGAATCACAAATAGAAGAACTTGAAAGCAGGCTGGGGAGGTAG